The Orrella daihaiensis genome contains the following window.
AAACTTGCCTTACCGCGATGCCCTGTAAAACAAAAATTTTTATTAGCCTATACAACGGCGTGGTATTTGCAAAGCCACGCCGACAAACAAAGTAGCAACGAAGAACCTAGGGGAGCGATACAGATGCATATTTCACTGGAAAATAGGGTCGCATTGATTACGGGTGGCAGCCAAGGTCTGGGTAAAGCCATGGCCGAGCGTTTTGCCGCTTCTGGCGCTGATGTCGTTTTATTAGCTCGCCGTCAAGCACTGCTTGACGAGGTGTCAGCAAGCATTGCGAAACAAACCGGCAAAAAAATCAGAGGTTATTCCTGTGATGTAAGCGACATCGCTCAAATTGAAGCCACATGGAAATTGGTGCAGGCTGAGTTCGGGAAAGTCGATATCCTTGTAAACAACGCTGGAGCATCCGCAAGACATCCTATAGATACTTTGAGCATCGACAAGCTGCAGGCCGATTTTGACATGAAGGTCAAATCAGCCCTCAGGCTCGTTCAATTGGCTGTACCCTCCATGAAGGCTCAAAAATGGGGGCGGATTATCAACGTAGTCAACATTGGCGCTAAAGCGCCTGCAGCGGGAACCGCCCCAACCACGATGAGCCGAGCTGCCGGTATTGCCATGACCAAGGTGATGGCCGGAGAGTTTGCACCGGAGAACATCTTGGTCAACGCACTGTGTGTGGGGCAGATCATGTCCGAGCAATGGGTGGGGTATCACCAACGAGACAATCCTGACATGCCATTTGATGAATATGTTGCAATGCGTGGCAAACCACTCCCCATGGGACGCATTGGCCAAGCAGAAGAATTTGCCAACGTCGCATGCTTTCTGGCATCAGACGCAGCTTCTTATGTCACCGGCGTTGCCATCAACGTTGATGGTGGGTTAAGTCCAGTGCCATAAACAAAAAAGAGCGTTAACACTATTTATCCAGGGAGCCCCAGCCAATGCAAGGTGAGCTTACGCACCCAAGTTACCGGATTCGATTTATCGTAAACGCACAGGTCAAGGCATAGCATTTCTGCTCTCACTCTTCTGAATCTACCGCCAGGACAATGAAATTGACGGGAAACAAGCATGAAATTACGCACGGGTGATCCCTGGATGAGCGCGAAAGACTACGCGAAGACCCTCTGCGGGCTCTCATTAAACTTGATCGTTAAAGACGTTGACGAGTCGGTACGGTTTGCAAAATCAGTGCTTCAAGCCCACGCGATCTATACGGACCCTGATTTTGCTGTCATGCAGGTGCACCAAACACAGTGGATGTTGCATGCCGACCACTGCTATGACCAGCACCC
Protein-coding sequences here:
- a CDS encoding SDR family NAD(P)-dependent oxidoreductase, which codes for MHISLENRVALITGGSQGLGKAMAERFAASGADVVLLARRQALLDEVSASIAKQTGKKIRGYSCDVSDIAQIEATWKLVQAEFGKVDILVNNAGASARHPIDTLSIDKLQADFDMKVKSALRLVQLAVPSMKAQKWGRIINVVNIGAKAPAAGTAPTTMSRAAGIAMTKVMAGEFAPENILVNALCVGQIMSEQWVGYHQRDNPDMPFDEYVAMRGKPLPMGRIGQAEEFANVACFLASDAASYVTGVAINVDGGLSPVP
- a CDS encoding VOC family protein, whose protein sequence is MKLRTGDPWMSAKDYAKTLCGLSLNLIVKDVDESVRFAKSVLQAHAIYTDPDFAVMQVHQTQWMLHADHCYDQHPMAKLLSANGNRGCGIEIRLHGLDPDEAESRAAEFGYTVLSEAQDKRHGVRETYLTDRDGYVWVPDIAI